One window of the Desmospora activa DSM 45169 genome contains the following:
- a CDS encoding PSP1 domain-containing protein, translating to MLAVVGVRFREAGKIYYFDPGDLNIRRDDPVIVETVRGVEYGMIVSGIRYVTEDEVVLPLKSVIRVATADDVEQMKRNRQAAKDALKLCGEKVSQHGLEMKLVDAEYTFDRNKIIFYFTADGRVDFRELVRDLASVFRTRIELRQIGVRDEAKMLGGIGPCGRVLCCSSFLGDFEPVSIKMAKDQNLSLNPAKISGLCGRLMCCLKYENDTYVEAKKKMPDVGMKVTTPEGDGRVVLLNLLERRVQVELVDSGRTVEHSADEVTALV from the coding sequence ATGTTGGCAGTCGTTGGAGTCCGCTTTCGAGAAGCGGGTAAGATATATTATTTTGATCCTGGTGATTTAAACATTCGCCGGGATGACCCTGTGATCGTGGAAACGGTCAGGGGTGTGGAATACGGGATGATTGTTTCTGGAATCCGCTATGTGACGGAGGACGAAGTTGTCCTGCCTTTAAAAAGTGTGATCCGTGTTGCCACCGCCGACGATGTAGAGCAGATGAAGCGTAATCGGCAAGCGGCCAAAGATGCGCTGAAGCTGTGTGGGGAAAAAGTTTCTCAACATGGCCTGGAGATGAAGTTGGTCGATGCGGAATATACATTTGATCGTAATAAAATCATTTTCTACTTTACAGCAGATGGTCGAGTCGATTTTCGCGAATTGGTCCGAGATTTGGCTTCTGTTTTCCGTACAAGGATTGAACTCCGGCAAATTGGGGTGCGTGACGAAGCGAAAATGCTGGGTGGAATCGGTCCCTGCGGTCGCGTGCTCTGCTGCTCATCGTTTTTAGGAGACTTTGAACCGGTTTCAATTAAGATGGCCAAAGATCAGAACTTGTCGCTAAACCCGGCCAAGATTTCCGGACTGTGCGGCCGCTTGATGTGTTGTCTCAAGTATGAAAATGATACGTATGTGGAAGCCAAAAAGAAGATGCCCGACGTCGGTATGAAGGTTACCACCCCTGAAGGGGACGGCCGTGTGGTATTGTTGAATCTGTTGGAACGACGCGT
- the holB gene encoding DNA polymerase III subunit delta' — protein sequence MTTFGDVNGQERVIRILKKAIALNRITHAYCFAGPRGVGKERTALALAQALNCEVQGEKPCGTCRTCRQIQHGNHPDVRGVDPEGASIKIGQMRHLQQQFSFRSTAEVTRVVIIRQAEKMTLEAANSLLKFLEEPTARMVAILLTEQPHAILQTILSRCQLLRFAPLSPDTITAQLMKEEADPRLAPVVSHLVSGVNEARELLQLDKFALLCEQVIKWGEEIASGRSNALVSVQTRLLAEKEWGARLEVVLDLLLWWLRDVMNHRLNREKQAVFASWSESCRRQASMWTMSDLVRGMEIVVQARNELAGNVQPQAVLERMVLAMQGGAHHVGSRWSPLSRSG from the coding sequence ATGACCACATTCGGTGATGTTAACGGCCAGGAACGGGTGATCCGAATTTTAAAAAAAGCGATCGCTCTTAACCGCATCACCCACGCCTATTGTTTTGCCGGACCGAGAGGGGTTGGTAAAGAACGGACTGCTCTCGCGCTGGCGCAAGCGCTCAATTGTGAAGTTCAGGGGGAAAAGCCGTGTGGAACGTGCCGAACATGCCGGCAGATTCAACACGGTAATCACCCGGATGTGCGTGGGGTGGATCCGGAGGGAGCTTCCATAAAAATCGGTCAGATGCGCCATTTACAGCAGCAGTTTTCCTTTCGTTCCACTGCTGAAGTAACGCGGGTGGTGATCATTCGGCAAGCGGAGAAGATGACACTGGAAGCGGCCAACAGCCTGCTCAAATTTCTAGAGGAGCCAACCGCCCGTATGGTTGCCATCTTGCTGACGGAACAGCCCCATGCGATTTTACAGACCATTCTCTCTCGCTGCCAGCTTTTACGCTTTGCTCCGCTCTCACCGGATACCATTACTGCGCAACTGATGAAGGAGGAGGCGGACCCCCGATTAGCCCCGGTTGTTTCTCATCTGGTCAGCGGTGTAAATGAGGCCAGGGAACTTCTGCAACTGGACAAGTTTGCCCTGCTTTGTGAGCAAGTGATAAAATGGGGGGAGGAGATCGCTTCCGGTCGTTCCAATGCGCTTGTTTCGGTGCAGACCCGCCTACTAGCGGAAAAAGAGTGGGGGGCGCGGTTGGAGGTCGTTTTAGATCTGTTGCTGTGGTGGTTGCGTGATGTGATGAACCACCGGCTAAACCGGGAAAAGCAAGCTGTGTTCGCATCGTGGAGCGAATCCTGTCGGCGCCAAGCATCCATGTGGACAATGTCTGACTTGGTACGGGGAATGGAGATTGTTGTGCAAGCCCGCAACGAGCTGGCTGGCAATGTTCAACCCCAGGCCGTGCTGGAGCGAATGGTGCTGGCGATGCAGGGGGGAGCCCATCATGTTGGCAGTCGTTGGAGTCCGCTTTCGAGAAGCGGGTAA